In Phycisphaerae bacterium, one genomic interval encodes:
- a CDS encoding transposase, with amino-acid sequence MSTNRKRRKWTPEQKLRIVIESLQSERKTAEICRREGLSPNQMYDWRKKLLGSAQAVFAAKDRNDSSRGPRIDTLIRRSELSHFERNKSLASVAWYYFNEAAPI; translated from the coding sequence ATGAGCACGAACCGGAAACGTCGGAAGTGGACGCCGGAGCAGAAGCTCCGGATCGTGATCGAGAGTTTGCAATCGGAACGCAAGACGGCGGAGATCTGCCGCCGCGAAGGCCTCTCGCCCAACCAGATGTACGACTGGCGGAAGAAGCTGCTGGGCAGCGCCCAAGCGGTCTTCGCCGCCAAAGACCGCAACGACTCATCCCGTGGACCGAGGATCGACACCCTTATTCGACGAAGCGAGTTGTCTCACTTTGAGCGAAACAAATCACTGGCAAGCGTCGCTTGGTACTACTTTAATGAGGCGGCGCCTATCTGA
- a CDS encoding TerB N-terminal domain-containing protein, whose protein sequence is MAETILIVLIAIVAVVLLGVRDKLSALLGAGDRTAQRRTASRADRIDSDWRVMAAPSHKSKPKWLGYGDVLQVKGFEIAHPLTYLSSPGGSAIDPSEIDRSLPIARDSEADDLPYWPWYARMNSAQRHIYLDWLSSDRAKLPNTDGYLFVYYYGLERRALVDDADHKTVFEEVQRLRQVYEEYGPKRGRNSFMNYSSAFLWFLAAYKPDEIKQKRVQRLAELTRVWNEEKLAAALAWCVSRKRPLPSWLAFAVAEQSPQSQRSVVTKRVGDEFRVLFAKRYQEQFTEGLPLRTSKRERHISYRPASAVIDHASLAVPNALGIPSQFKLLSSIWNGCIDDLRKLSAVTREKTDAPLTAKAWEAMPPELRRSLEHPQNNAVCDLIAESADEDGHVFVRAGELARAMQVEKGDRLTIGQSRAIAATVEHIGFALEPDPRLTGKSYKADSLIAAFPQAYEGDPDYKRYGGAACMMRLGLAVAEADGHVDDEELHRVRDQIEDGFELNDHERRRLEALQTLLIKTGSDIAGLGKRLQEVVAESGRRSVGKLLIGVAACDGVITKGELRALRKCFRSLGLTSEGLDAMLQELASDLAEAPVSVTPGRPREAGEPIPLTRAADAEIQLDREAIARIMHETRDVSALLAKAMDIPTEVQSDHLVAVMDPRVDNDDAPRIPTTAIDSPNPSATSAQLPPARFAAFYTELVTKKRWTREDAAQLARRHGHMLSGAIESINEWAFDEFGAQLVYDGEDDVELELDLLEGSG, encoded by the coding sequence ATGGCCGAAACCATCCTCATCGTCCTAATCGCCATCGTAGCGGTTGTACTCCTGGGTGTCCGTGACAAGCTTTCGGCTCTGCTTGGCGCCGGGGACCGAACCGCACAGCGTCGGACCGCTAGTCGAGCGGATCGCATCGACTCCGATTGGCGCGTTATGGCAGCGCCGTCACACAAGTCTAAACCGAAATGGCTCGGTTATGGTGACGTGCTTCAAGTAAAGGGCTTTGAGATTGCGCACCCCTTGACGTACCTGTCGAGCCCCGGCGGTTCGGCAATTGACCCTTCGGAGATCGATCGGTCCCTGCCCATCGCGAGAGATTCAGAGGCAGACGATCTGCCGTATTGGCCTTGGTACGCCCGGATGAACTCGGCCCAGCGGCACATCTACCTTGACTGGTTGTCATCCGACCGCGCCAAGCTGCCCAACACCGATGGTTACCTGTTCGTTTATTACTACGGCTTGGAGCGGCGCGCGCTGGTTGATGACGCGGATCACAAGACGGTGTTCGAGGAGGTGCAGCGGCTTCGCCAAGTCTACGAAGAATACGGCCCCAAGCGTGGTCGAAACAGTTTCATGAACTACAGCTCGGCGTTCCTGTGGTTTCTTGCGGCGTACAAACCTGACGAGATCAAGCAGAAGAGGGTCCAAAGGCTCGCGGAGTTGACGCGTGTATGGAACGAAGAGAAGCTCGCCGCGGCGCTGGCTTGGTGCGTTTCTCGAAAGCGACCCTTGCCTTCGTGGCTTGCGTTTGCCGTCGCTGAGCAATCACCGCAATCGCAGCGAAGCGTAGTCACCAAGCGAGTTGGCGACGAGTTCCGTGTGTTGTTCGCCAAACGGTACCAGGAGCAGTTCACCGAGGGACTGCCGCTACGGACCTCGAAGCGGGAGCGGCATATCTCCTACCGCCCCGCGAGCGCCGTGATCGATCACGCTTCGCTGGCGGTCCCGAATGCCCTTGGTATCCCCAGTCAATTCAAGCTGCTCTCTTCGATCTGGAACGGTTGCATCGATGATTTGCGAAAGCTGAGTGCCGTAACCCGTGAGAAGACTGATGCTCCGCTCACGGCCAAAGCGTGGGAAGCGATGCCGCCCGAACTCCGCCGTTCGCTCGAACATCCCCAGAACAACGCCGTCTGCGATCTGATCGCAGAAAGTGCGGATGAGGACGGACACGTGTTCGTCCGGGCTGGTGAACTTGCTCGTGCGATGCAAGTTGAGAAAGGCGATCGCCTTACGATTGGCCAAAGTCGAGCGATTGCCGCTACGGTCGAGCACATCGGGTTCGCGTTGGAGCCCGACCCGCGTCTGACCGGGAAGAGCTACAAAGCCGATTCGCTGATCGCCGCATTTCCACAGGCCTACGAGGGCGATCCCGACTACAAGCGTTACGGCGGGGCCGCTTGCATGATGCGACTCGGCCTGGCCGTGGCCGAAGCCGACGGGCATGTCGATGATGAGGAACTGCACCGCGTGCGGGATCAGATCGAGGACGGATTCGAACTCAACGACCATGAGCGCCGGCGATTGGAGGCCTTGCAGACGCTGCTCATCAAGACCGGTTCGGACATCGCCGGCCTGGGCAAACGGCTGCAGGAGGTCGTAGCCGAGAGCGGCCGGAGGTCGGTCGGGAAGCTGCTGATCGGTGTTGCTGCCTGCGATGGTGTCATCACCAAGGGCGAATTGCGGGCGCTTCGCAAGTGTTTCCGGTCTCTCGGGCTGACATCCGAGGGGCTCGACGCGATGCTCCAGGAACTCGCCTCTGACCTAGCCGAAGCTCCCGTCAGCGTGACACCGGGACGGCCGCGCGAGGCCGGGGAACCCATCCCACTCACCCGAGCAGCGGATGCGGAGATCCAACTGGATCGTGAGGCTATCGCAAGAATCATGCATGAGACCCGGGATGTGAGTGCGCTGCTGGCGAAAGCGATGGATATTCCCACTGAAGTGCAATCCGACCATCTTGTTGCGGTGATGGATCCTCGGGTCGATAACGACGATGCGCCACGCATACCGACAACAGCCATCGATTCTCCCAATCCCTCAGCCACGTCCGCACAACTACCGCCCGCGCGGTTCGCGGCTTTCTATACGGAGCTTGTCACCAAGAAGCGCTGGACCCGGGAGGATGCCGCACAACTCGCGCGGCGTCATGGCCACATGCTGAGCGGGGCGATCGAATCGATCAACGAGTGGGCCTTCGATGAATTCGGCGCCCAACTCGTGTACGATGGTGAGGATGACGTGGAACTGGAGCTTGATCTGCTGGAAGGAAGTGGCTAA
- a CDS encoding ATP-binding protein, protein MRARITGRERSAILSSLAAGVVPSIGLHHIQVGRKDEVNALLSDLAKVENDAAFIRFVVGRFGSGKTFFLNLVHTVALERKLVVASADITTQRRLHGTGGQARTLYSELMRNIASRSRPEGGALPNLIERWVSDLAHEVSSSGGTAEDVGRRLHDACKPLQELVSGHDFAKVIEQYYRGFLDHNEALQQAAIRWLRGEYTTKTEARQDLGVRTIIDDSSFYEYLKLMAGFVRIAGYAGLVVCIDELVVLSHRLNNKTARNNNYEAILRILNDCLQGSVQGLGFIFAATDDCLMDKRRGLFSYEALATRLAPNRFASDEVVDFSGPVLSLASLTPEDCYVLLHNIRRVHAKADDTNHALPDEAIEAFLKDCNQRMGAAYFLTPRETVKDFVGLLNVLEQNEQADWRTLLGAIKTTASDATDPYASVPEQEDGPDDEPVATRGDDDLASFKL, encoded by the coding sequence ATGCGTGCACGAATCACGGGGCGCGAGCGGTCGGCGATTTTGAGTTCCCTTGCGGCAGGTGTCGTTCCCAGCATCGGGCTTCATCATATCCAGGTCGGTCGCAAGGACGAGGTGAACGCGCTGCTCAGCGATCTCGCAAAGGTGGAGAATGACGCGGCGTTTATCCGATTCGTGGTCGGCCGGTTCGGCTCAGGAAAGACGTTCTTCCTGAACCTCGTCCACACAGTCGCATTGGAACGGAAACTCGTCGTCGCGAGCGCCGACATCACAACGCAGCGTCGCCTTCATGGCACCGGTGGACAGGCGCGAACTCTCTATAGCGAGTTGATGCGGAACATCGCTTCGCGGAGCCGGCCCGAAGGCGGCGCGCTTCCCAACCTGATCGAACGGTGGGTATCCGATCTGGCTCACGAAGTATCCTCCTCCGGCGGAACGGCCGAGGACGTTGGACGCCGTCTTCACGATGCGTGCAAACCGCTGCAAGAGCTGGTGAGCGGACACGATTTCGCGAAGGTCATCGAGCAATACTACCGTGGATTCCTCGACCACAACGAAGCGCTGCAACAGGCCGCGATCCGCTGGCTCCGCGGAGAGTACACGACCAAGACCGAAGCCCGGCAGGATCTCGGTGTCCGAACGATCATTGACGACAGCTCCTTCTACGAATACCTGAAACTCATGGCGGGGTTCGTTCGCATCGCCGGATACGCCGGGCTGGTGGTTTGTATCGATGAACTCGTCGTGCTGTCCCATCGATTGAACAACAAGACGGCCCGGAACAACAACTACGAGGCGATTCTACGCATCCTAAACGACTGCCTGCAGGGATCGGTGCAGGGACTCGGTTTCATTTTCGCGGCAACCGACGACTGTTTGATGGACAAGCGGCGCGGGCTATTCAGCTACGAGGCACTCGCCACCCGGCTGGCACCCAACCGGTTCGCATCGGATGAGGTCGTTGATTTCTCCGGCCCCGTGCTGTCGCTTGCCAGCCTGACGCCCGAGGATTGCTACGTACTGTTGCACAACATCCGCCGGGTGCATGCGAAGGCGGACGACACCAACCATGCGCTGCCCGACGAGGCAATCGAGGCATTCCTCAAAGACTGCAACCAACGGATGGGAGCGGCTTACTTCCTGACCCCGCGCGAGACGGTGAAGGATTTCGTTGGCCTGCTCAACGTGCTTGAGCAGAATGAACAAGCGGATTGGCGTACGCTGCTCGGGGCTATCAAGACAACGGCGTCGGACGCGACCGATCCTTACGCGAGCGTCCCGGAGCAGGAGGATGGTCCGGACGACGAACCTGTTGCTACGCGAGGTGATGACGACCTTGCCAGCTTCAAGCTCTAA
- a CDS encoding DEAD/DEAH box helicase, producing the protein MTDTNDFSQPASPSSDVSSAFELLARGVQRQLWRMGWTELRPIQVHAIRAITQSDADVVIAAETASGKTEAAFLPIISRISDEPPSSVRALYVGPLRALINDQFQRIEDLCQYVDVPTHRWHGDVGAAAKSSLLKNPAGVLLITPESIESLFVNRSSHLPRLFGGLRYVVIDELHSFLDSERGIHLQSLLCRLRRVVGASDGSFRTVGLSATLGEMIAAQRYVNRDKPKTVAVIRDDAGGKELRYRLHAYVSEPSTELAVAEDAREDSGELDVMRQIAEDLVEHCRGSSNLVFANAKGDIEVYADLCNEITRRDALPESFLVHHGSLSREIREDTEAGMKDGHRQTAICSSTLEMGIDIGSVRTVGQIGATWSVSSLKQRLGRSGRKDDDPRIMRVYIACRDPGSDGSLLDRLHLELIQAIAATELLLSGWVEPPTPATCDLSTLTQQIISVIAETGGTTASELHARLIRLGAFRDIELSLFKALLQCLGRADIAEQIATGELILGLEGERIRAGRDFYAAFQTPAEFTVTTGQRLIGTVPILGSPSVDDHILLGGRRWKVVSVDYDRSEILVEPARGKKRPLFMGGVGAVHGRIRETMRDVLHSGDRYVYLNSTASDLLARARRTAEEAGMLTDPVVAIDDRKSLWFNWAGTNTQSTMAALLGAIGVDVIDRGVGLEVALPKSEVGTALAKVLSAKPDPESVAEHVLPKLRRKYDEFLSDKLLDTAIIRDVLNLDEAVRLCRNLANPIEHRSEKSATNISTRPTGVRAPRIISGRPMKALRSYLVFDFETTGLDCHRDRIIQVGLCRVAEGKVVDRTGWLVRQDVPIRPEAQRKHGITVEALRKHGTTPEASLTRLLAAMREAPACMGHNIHMFDLRFLRAECRRAGVREPNSSAFIDTAALFKGWRLGAPYDHRHESPRDHAIRVLSTRVKDLKYSIAACLEALGVEADKSGMHDASEDAYLTYLIFEALQGRL; encoded by the coding sequence ATGACGGATACCAACGATTTTTCTCAACCGGCCTCACCTTCAAGCGACGTCTCCAGCGCGTTCGAACTGCTTGCTCGTGGCGTGCAGCGCCAGCTCTGGCGCATGGGCTGGACGGAGTTACGACCGATTCAGGTCCATGCGATTCGCGCGATAACGCAGTCCGATGCTGACGTGGTGATTGCAGCAGAAACCGCAAGTGGAAAAACCGAAGCGGCGTTCCTGCCGATCATTTCGAGGATATCCGACGAGCCGCCAAGCTCAGTCCGCGCACTGTATGTCGGCCCGCTTCGAGCGTTGATCAACGATCAGTTTCAGCGCATCGAGGATCTCTGTCAGTACGTGGACGTTCCGACCCATCGTTGGCACGGAGATGTCGGCGCCGCCGCCAAGTCCTCCCTACTCAAGAACCCGGCCGGCGTCCTTCTCATTACACCCGAGTCCATCGAATCGCTCTTCGTCAATCGGTCGTCCCATTTGCCGCGCCTGTTCGGCGGATTGCGGTACGTGGTGATCGACGAGCTGCACTCCTTCCTCGACAGTGAACGGGGCATCCACTTGCAGAGCCTGTTGTGCCGGTTGCGGCGTGTCGTGGGTGCATCCGATGGATCGTTTCGCACGGTGGGATTGTCCGCCACGCTCGGCGAAATGATCGCCGCTCAGCGATACGTGAACCGGGACAAACCGAAGACCGTTGCGGTCATCCGCGACGACGCTGGCGGGAAAGAGCTCCGATATCGTCTGCATGCCTATGTCTCGGAGCCGTCCACTGAGCTGGCTGTCGCTGAGGATGCACGCGAAGACTCGGGCGAACTCGACGTGATGCGGCAAATCGCGGAAGACCTCGTGGAACATTGTCGCGGCTCCAGCAACCTGGTATTCGCCAATGCCAAAGGCGACATCGAAGTTTACGCCGACCTCTGCAACGAAATCACACGGCGCGATGCCCTGCCGGAATCCTTCCTCGTGCATCATGGTTCGCTTTCCCGTGAAATCCGGGAAGATACCGAGGCCGGAATGAAGGACGGCCATCGGCAGACCGCAATCTGTTCGAGTACGCTTGAGATGGGTATCGACATCGGCAGCGTTCGGACGGTCGGTCAGATTGGGGCAACCTGGTCGGTCTCGTCGCTGAAACAACGCCTCGGAAGAAGTGGGCGCAAAGATGACGATCCCCGGATCATGCGCGTATACATCGCTTGTCGCGACCCCGGATCCGATGGAAGTCTTCTTGATCGGCTGCACCTCGAATTGATACAGGCGATTGCCGCCACGGAGCTGCTGCTGAGCGGATGGGTCGAACCGCCGACACCCGCCACATGCGACCTGAGCACGCTGACCCAACAAATCATCAGTGTCATCGCCGAGACCGGGGGGACGACCGCTTCCGAACTCCACGCCCGGCTCATCCGTCTCGGCGCCTTCCGGGACATCGAGTTGAGTTTGTTCAAGGCATTGTTGCAGTGTCTTGGCCGGGCTGACATCGCGGAGCAGATCGCAACCGGTGAGTTGATCCTCGGCCTGGAAGGGGAAAGAATCCGCGCCGGACGCGACTTCTATGCAGCGTTTCAAACGCCGGCGGAGTTCACCGTGACCACCGGACAGCGCTTGATCGGAACGGTGCCGATTCTCGGGTCACCGAGCGTGGATGACCACATTCTGCTGGGTGGCCGGCGCTGGAAGGTGGTGAGCGTCGACTATGACCGATCGGAGATTCTCGTTGAGCCGGCGCGCGGCAAGAAGCGCCCGTTGTTTATGGGCGGGGTCGGCGCGGTGCATGGCCGGATCCGTGAGACTATGCGAGATGTCTTGCACTCTGGCGATCGATACGTTTACCTCAACTCGACGGCATCCGACTTGCTGGCCCGCGCGCGCCGCACGGCGGAAGAAGCCGGCATGCTCACCGATCCCGTGGTCGCGATCGACGACCGAAAGTCACTTTGGTTCAATTGGGCTGGAACGAACACGCAGAGCACGATGGCGGCGTTGCTGGGTGCGATCGGGGTTGACGTGATCGACCGCGGTGTGGGTTTGGAGGTCGCCCTACCCAAATCCGAGGTCGGAACCGCCCTTGCGAAAGTACTCTCGGCCAAGCCCGATCCCGAATCTGTTGCTGAGCACGTCCTCCCTAAGCTCAGGAGGAAGTATGACGAGTTCCTGTCCGACAAGCTGCTCGATACCGCAATCATACGGGACGTCTTGAATCTCGACGAAGCCGTACGACTCTGCCGCAATCTGGCCAATCCGATCGAGCACCGCAGCGAAAAAAGCGCCACGAACATCAGCACCCGGCCGACCGGCGTTCGGGCTCCGCGCATCATATCCGGACGCCCCATGAAGGCCCTTCGCTCCTACCTGGTCTTCGACTTCGAGACTACCGGGTTGGACTGTCATCGCGATCGGATCATCCAGGTCGGGCTCTGCCGGGTAGCGGAAGGTAAAGTCGTGGATCGCACAGGTTGGCTCGTGCGCCAGGATGTCCCGATCCGCCCCGAGGCGCAGCGAAAGCATGGCATCACGGTTGAAGCTCTGCGGAAACACGGGACGACGCCCGAGGCGAGCCTGACCCGCCTTCTCGCCGCAATGCGGGAGGCGCCGGCGTGCATGGGACATAACATCCACATGTTCGACCTTCGATTCCTGCGAGCGGAATGCCGGCGCGCCGGCGTACGGGAGCCCAACTCATCCGCGTTCATCGACACCGCTGCGCTCTTCAAAGGATGGCGTTTGGGCGCTCCGTATGACCACCGGCACGAATCACCGCGTGACCATGCGATTCGAGTTCTGTCGACGAGAGTCAAGGACCTCAAGTACTCGATCGCCGCCTGCCTAGAGGCCCTTGGGGTCGAGGCTGACAAGTCGGGGATGCACGATGCAAGCGAGGATGCCTATCTGACTTACTTGATCTTCGAGGCACTGCAAGGTCGGCTGTAG
- a CDS encoding ATP-binding domain-containing protein, which yields MPAYAMSIHKRHQGSEFPAVVIPVHTQHYMMVQRDLLYTGITGGKRLAVVVTAMKVRVVVTAAPLLVAVN from the coding sequence ATGCCTGCGTACGCGATGAGCATCCACAAGAGACACCAGGGCAGCGAGTTCCCCGCCGTCGTGATCCCCGTCCACACGCAGCACTACATGATGGTGCAACGCGACCTGCTTTACACGGGCATCACGGGGGGCAAGCGGCTCGCCGTGGTGGTCACAGCCATGAAAGTGCGCGTTGTAGTTACGGCTGCTCCGCTTCTCGTGGCTGTGAATTAG
- a CDS encoding sel1 repeat family protein, whose protein sequence is MQQTARSGCIVLIILVSANGCDMRLMLADSAMYREDYAAACPIYEQEATRGNVEAQNNVGTCYYYGLGGYAVDKDAGQRWWIQAARQGDYVARDNLFANGIMWQRLFEVPPSDMPPK, encoded by the coding sequence ATGCAGCAGACTGCACGAAGCGGTTGTATTGTCCTGATCATTCTTGTCAGCGCGAACGGTTGCGACATGCGACTTATGTTGGCCGACTCCGCGATGTACCGGGAGGATTACGCAGCCGCATGCCCGATTTATGAACAGGAGGCGACGCGTGGAAACGTCGAAGCACAAAACAACGTCGGAACTTGCTATTACTACGGTTTGGGCGGGTACGCCGTTGACAAGGACGCCGGCCAGCGCTGGTGGATACAAGCCGCGCGACAAGGCGATTACGTCGCACGAGACAACTTGTTCGCAAACGGCATCATGTGGCAGCGCCTCTTCGAGGTTCCGCCATCTGACATGCCACCCAAGTAA
- a CDS encoding tyrosine-type recombinase/integrase: MSDDRSAIVADHTAPCNDVRRGLPPMLIGHATPEVRRRVEKFYTSVSDLFEAWVARRRSPHTQRAYRQDVTCFISFMGLDWPGESWRIYTVSVKDVQAFREDLIARGAAPKTLNRRISSVSSFYKFLAATAAELRLPITVPNPAHAQFISRESNDPLHDTKALSATRARQLMSMPAGNTLVEARDRAILKFYLYTAARISAGCRLRVSDFHRDGEEATIRLSEKGHRHRTIGLHFTAAEAIAEYIERAGLTGGPLFRPRVSSNCDRLADRPFHPMGMYHLIMGYLRRLPGAIKREAAPHEATAPRCIYTPHSLRATTATLLLGAGVDMRKVQDLLGHQHVTTTQIYDKRRIAVSESASHDVPI, translated from the coding sequence ATGAGCGATGACAGGAGCGCGATCGTTGCGGATCACACCGCGCCGTGCAACGACGTGCGGCGGGGTCTTCCGCCGATGCTAATTGGACACGCGACGCCGGAGGTTCGTCGTCGGGTCGAGAAGTTCTACACGTCGGTGTCCGACCTCTTCGAAGCATGGGTGGCACGGCGACGGAGCCCGCACACGCAACGCGCCTATCGTCAGGACGTAACCTGCTTCATCAGCTTCATGGGGCTCGATTGGCCCGGAGAATCGTGGCGGATTTACACCGTCTCGGTAAAAGACGTTCAGGCTTTTCGCGAGGACCTGATCGCCCGCGGCGCGGCACCGAAGACGCTCAACCGGCGAATCTCGTCGGTATCGAGCTTCTACAAGTTCCTGGCGGCAACGGCCGCCGAGCTTCGACTGCCGATCACCGTGCCCAACCCCGCCCACGCGCAGTTCATCAGCCGGGAATCCAACGATCCGCTCCACGACACGAAGGCGCTGTCGGCCACGCGTGCACGGCAACTGATGAGCATGCCTGCCGGCAACACGCTGGTCGAGGCCCGCGATCGGGCGATTCTGAAGTTTTACCTGTACACAGCCGCCAGAATCAGCGCCGGGTGCCGACTCAGGGTCAGCGATTTCCACCGCGACGGCGAGGAAGCCACGATCCGCCTGAGCGAAAAAGGCCATCGCCATCGGACGATCGGCCTGCACTTCACCGCCGCCGAAGCGATCGCGGAGTACATCGAGAGAGCCGGGCTCACCGGCGGGCCGCTGTTTCGACCCCGCGTCTCGTCCAACTGCGATCGGCTCGCCGATCGGCCATTTCATCCAATGGGCATGTATCACTTGATCATGGGGTATCTGCGCCGCCTCCCGGGGGCGATCAAGCGAGAGGCGGCGCCTCATGAAGCGACGGCACCGCGGTGCATCTACACGCCGCATTCGCTACGCGCCACGACGGCGACGCTGCTGCTCGGCGCCGGCGTCGATATGCGGAAAGTCCAGGATCTGCTCGGCCATCAACACGTCACCACGACGCAGATCTACGACAAGCGGCGAATCGCCGTGTCCGAGAGTGCCTCGCACGACGTCCCGATTTGA
- a CDS encoding DUF2130 domain-containing protein codes for MTEPTILCPNCKTEIKLTESLAAPLLESTRRDYEQRLTQKESEVSKRETAVRKQQAAIAKAQESIDEQVAAQLKVERAGISAAEAKKAREALADEIEMARQDKAATEALLKDRDTKLAEARKNELELRQDRQRLQEEKEQFELEMQRAVDAERSKIRESAQKDADEQARLKLAEKDKTITDLQTKLQDALRKAEQGSQQLQGEIQELELEAVLRENFPRDSIEPVPKGEYGGDVLHRVLGPSGQPCGSILWESKRTRNWSDGWLAKLREDMRAAGAEIAVVVSQALPKDTDTFNLIDGVWVTSFKCAVPLGVALRHTLIGIAATRTAGEGQQTKMEMVYQYLTGPRFRHRVQAIVEKFTDMQEDLERERKTMTRLWAKREEQIRGVIESTAGMYGDLQGIAGKTMQEIEGLEVMLLPQETDIDGPK; via the coding sequence ATGACCGAGCCGACAATCCTTTGTCCAAACTGCAAGACCGAGATCAAGCTGACGGAATCGCTCGCGGCTCCGCTGCTTGAATCCACGCGCCGGGATTATGAGCAACGCCTTACCCAAAAGGAATCCGAGGTCAGCAAGCGGGAAACTGCCGTCAGGAAGCAGCAAGCGGCGATCGCGAAGGCCCAGGAATCCATCGACGAGCAGGTTGCCGCGCAGCTGAAAGTTGAGCGGGCCGGCATCAGCGCAGCCGAGGCCAAGAAAGCCCGCGAGGCGTTGGCCGACGAAATCGAAATGGCCCGCCAGGATAAGGCGGCGACCGAGGCCCTTCTCAAAGACCGGGACACAAAACTCGCCGAGGCCCGCAAGAACGAACTGGAACTTCGGCAGGATCGTCAACGCCTCCAGGAGGAAAAGGAGCAGTTCGAGCTTGAGATGCAGCGGGCCGTTGACGCCGAGCGCTCAAAGATTCGCGAGTCCGCGCAGAAGGACGCCGACGAGCAAGCCCGCCTCAAGCTGGCCGAAAAGGACAAGACCATCACCGACTTGCAGACCAAACTCCAGGACGCCCTTCGCAAGGCCGAGCAGGGGTCACAGCAGCTTCAGGGCGAAATTCAGGAACTCGAACTGGAAGCCGTCCTCCGCGAGAACTTCCCGCGCGACTCGATCGAGCCGGTTCCGAAAGGCGAATACGGCGGCGACGTGCTCCACCGAGTTCTCGGACCGTCCGGCCAGCCTTGCGGATCGATCCTATGGGAATCGAAACGGACAAGAAACTGGAGCGACGGTTGGCTTGCCAAGCTGCGCGAGGACATGCGCGCCGCCGGCGCCGAGATCGCCGTCGTCGTGTCGCAGGCCCTTCCCAAGGACACCGACACGTTCAATCTGATTGACGGCGTGTGGGTCACGTCGTTCAAATGCGCCGTTCCGCTCGGCGTGGCACTGCGTCACACGCTGATCGGCATCGCCGCAACGAGGACGGCTGGTGAAGGGCAGCAGACCAAAATGGAGATGGTATACCAGTACCTCACCGGCCCACGGTTCCGCCACCGAGTGCAGGCCATCGTCGAGAAGTTCACCGACATGCAGGAGGATCTTGAGAGGGAGCGCAAGACGATGACGCGGCTCTGGGCCAAGCGAGAGGAGCAGATTCGCGGCGTCATCGAGTCCACTGCCGGCATGTACGGCGACCTCCAGGGTATCGCCGGGAAAACGATGCAGGAAATCGAAGGGCTGGAAGTGATGCTACTTCCGCAAGAAACGGATATCGACGGCCCTAAGTGA